Proteins encoded by one window of Akkermansia muciniphila ATCC BAA-835:
- a CDS encoding HAD family hydrolase gives MIKTAIFDFDGTLADTIPLCREAFRRAIRKLDGRILTDEEIERQFGPDDLGVIQKLIPGKPELHERGRELFIHYYRKLHADLAPAPFPGTAELLSTLRNLGIRLAMVTGKRLESAEISLQFFHLSEFFPILETGSPEGGVKPDRIKRALSRLNAVASEAIYIGDAPTDVDACRSVPIRILSAGWAEEADINGLREKKPDFLLTRFEDLERFFREHHENEGL, from the coding sequence ATGATCAAAACCGCCATTTTTGATTTTGACGGAACTCTTGCCGACACCATACCCCTGTGCCGGGAGGCTTTTCGCCGCGCTATCCGGAAGCTGGACGGCAGAATATTGACGGATGAAGAAATCGAACGCCAATTCGGCCCGGACGATCTGGGAGTTATCCAGAAATTGATTCCCGGGAAACCGGAACTGCATGAACGCGGCAGGGAACTATTTATCCACTATTACCGCAAGCTGCACGCAGACCTGGCTCCCGCCCCCTTTCCCGGAACAGCCGAATTGCTGAGCACTCTCCGCAACCTCGGCATTCGGCTGGCCATGGTCACAGGCAAACGCCTGGAAAGCGCAGAGATATCCCTCCAGTTTTTTCATCTGTCCGAATTTTTTCCTATTCTGGAAACAGGCTCCCCGGAGGGAGGCGTAAAACCGGACCGCATCAAACGGGCTTTGTCCCGTCTGAATGCCGTCGCCTCAGAAGCCATCTATATTGGAGACGCCCCCACAGACGTGGACGCATGCCGCTCTGTCCCTATCCGCATTCTCTCCGCAGGATGGGCCGAGGAGGCGGACATCAACGGCCTCAGGGAAAAAAAGCCGGACTTTCTCCTGACCCGTTTTGAAGACCTGGAACGTTTCTTCCGGGAACATCATGAAAATGAAGGCCTTTAA
- a CDS encoding AI-2E family transporter, with translation MTFQKESGKEGLKILLMLASVIIITAGLQAGKPVLLPIVLSGFLAIVSYPLTTFFKSRLCFPHWLAVTFTVIMDFGILVGLGYLAQYLGQDLAKTVTVKYQPLMMEKIHELRAFLIEQDWNNLADQMLQELPDLLNGQRIVAFSTGVMGQLASMLTFTTLILILMTFFLGEAPRFRANINKLGHNSDTGIRKFSKALAGVQKYLIIKTFISAVTGLLAFLLCYYMNVDFPLLWGIVAFALNFIPTFGSIIAAIPPTLLAMLLISPTAGIIVAGGYLVINTALGNCLEPMLLGRQFGIVTSMVLLSVIFWGWVWGPIGMLLAVPITMLIKLGLESSKDLAWIAQLIDNPPTPRFPLPPLHSGKTNESTTKE, from the coding sequence ATGACTTTTCAGAAAGAATCCGGAAAAGAGGGCCTGAAAATTCTGCTCATGCTCGCCAGCGTCATTATCATCACGGCCGGGCTGCAGGCGGGAAAACCGGTGCTCCTGCCCATCGTTCTATCCGGCTTTCTGGCAATCGTCAGTTATCCGCTGACGACTTTTTTCAAGAGCCGTCTTTGCTTCCCGCACTGGCTGGCAGTGACTTTCACGGTCATCATGGACTTTGGCATTCTGGTGGGCCTGGGCTATCTGGCCCAATACCTGGGGCAGGATCTGGCCAAAACGGTCACGGTCAAATACCAGCCTCTTATGATGGAGAAAATCCATGAACTCCGCGCTTTCCTGATTGAACAGGACTGGAACAACCTGGCTGACCAGATGCTTCAGGAACTTCCGGACCTGCTCAACGGCCAGCGCATCGTGGCGTTTTCCACAGGGGTGATGGGGCAGTTAGCTTCCATGCTGACCTTCACCACCCTGATTCTGATCCTGATGACTTTCTTCCTGGGGGAAGCCCCCCGCTTCCGGGCGAACATCAATAAACTGGGGCATAACAGCGACACAGGCATCCGCAAATTCTCCAAGGCCCTGGCCGGAGTTCAGAAATATCTCATTATTAAAACCTTCATCAGCGCAGTTACAGGGCTTCTGGCTTTCCTGCTTTGCTATTACATGAACGTGGACTTTCCGCTGTTGTGGGGCATCGTGGCTTTCGCCCTCAACTTCATTCCCACCTTCGGCTCCATCATCGCGGCTATTCCCCCCACGCTTCTCGCCATGCTTCTGATCAGCCCGACTGCGGGCATCATTGTTGCCGGCGGCTACCTGGTGATTAACACAGCCCTGGGAAACTGCCTGGAACCCATGCTGTTGGGACGACAATTCGGCATTGTGACCAGTATGGTTCTGCTCTCCGTCATCTTCTGGGGCTGGGTATGGGGCCCCATCGGCATGCTGCTGGCCGTACCCATTACCATGTTGATTAAACTCGGGCTGGAAAGCTCCAAGGATCTCGCCTGGATCGCCCAGCTCATTGACAACCCTCCCACTCCCAGATTCCCTCTCCCCCCTCTCCATTCCGGGAAAACCAACGAAAGCACAACCAAGGAATAA
- the lysA gene encoding diaminopimelate decarboxylase — MHSFAYKNGTLYCENVNLQELADKESTPLYVYSKQTILNHFHRLREALAPLNAEVAYAVKACSNIAILNLMARNGAGFDIVSGGELFRVLKAGGDPSKCTYAGVGKTEQEIRYALAQGIYCFNVESEAELRAINAIAASMGVKAPVAVRVNPNVEAGTHKYITTGKAENKFGVDFERIESLYEMAARELPNLHLKGLQMHIGSQLTQAKPFLEAVRKVAPLAASLKEKHGIEFFSIGGGIGIVYQGTLDSGVQEWWNEDCAQLTLSTYAQAVVPTLQPLGLHIIVEPGRLIVGNAGALITRCLYEKNGKAKTFKIVDAGMNDLIRPALYQGYHEIIPVREHPSGSCVTADVVGPICESGDFLAQNRDMPDVRQGELLAVLSAGAYGFSMSSNYNSRPMAEEVLVDGDQWNVIRSRQSWEDLIRGESIPE, encoded by the coding sequence ATGCATTCATTCGCTTACAAAAACGGCACGCTCTACTGTGAAAACGTCAACCTTCAGGAACTGGCGGACAAGGAAAGCACACCCCTGTACGTTTATAGCAAACAAACCATTTTAAACCACTTTCACCGCCTCAGGGAAGCTCTGGCACCGCTTAACGCGGAAGTGGCCTACGCCGTCAAAGCCTGCTCCAACATCGCCATCCTGAACCTCATGGCCCGCAACGGGGCGGGATTCGACATCGTCTCCGGCGGAGAACTCTTCCGTGTCCTCAAAGCCGGGGGAGATCCGTCCAAATGCACTTATGCCGGCGTAGGAAAAACCGAGCAGGAAATCCGTTATGCCCTGGCCCAGGGCATTTATTGCTTCAATGTGGAATCCGAAGCGGAACTGCGGGCCATTAACGCCATTGCCGCCTCCATGGGAGTCAAGGCTCCGGTGGCCGTGCGCGTCAATCCCAACGTAGAGGCGGGAACGCACAAATACATTACTACCGGCAAGGCTGAAAATAAATTCGGCGTGGACTTCGAACGCATTGAATCTCTTTATGAGATGGCGGCCCGCGAACTTCCGAACCTTCATCTGAAAGGGTTGCAAATGCATATCGGCTCCCAGCTTACCCAGGCGAAACCCTTCCTAGAAGCCGTCAGGAAAGTCGCCCCCCTGGCTGCTTCCCTGAAAGAAAAACACGGCATTGAATTTTTCTCCATCGGAGGAGGAATTGGCATCGTTTACCAGGGCACGCTGGATTCCGGCGTTCAGGAATGGTGGAATGAGGACTGCGCCCAGCTCACGCTGAGCACTTACGCCCAGGCCGTCGTCCCCACCCTGCAACCTCTGGGATTACACATCATTGTGGAACCGGGCCGTCTTATCGTAGGAAATGCGGGAGCACTCATCACGCGTTGCCTGTATGAAAAAAACGGGAAAGCCAAAACCTTTAAAATTGTGGATGCAGGGATGAACGACCTCATCCGCCCCGCCCTCTACCAGGGCTATCATGAAATTATCCCGGTCAGAGAACACCCCTCCGGATCCTGCGTCACAGCGGATGTTGTGGGTCCCATTTGTGAATCCGGAGACTTCCTCGCCCAAAACAGGGACATGCCGGACGTGCGCCAGGGAGAACTCCTGGCCGTACTGTCCGCCGGAGCCTATGGTTTTTCCATGTCTTCCAACTACAATTCACGGCCTATGGCGGAAGAAGTCCTGGTGGACGGGGACCAATGGAACGTCATTCGCAGCCGCCAAAGCTGGGAAGACCTCATCCGGGGAGAATCCATTCCGGAATAA
- the fbaA gene encoding class II fructose-bisphosphate aldolase, which yields MPIATPEQYITMLETAKKEGYAYPAVNVTTIEVINGALRAFSEAKSDGIIQVSIGGGKFASGSSVGNSALGAIVLAEATRRLAEKHNVLVALHTDHCQPEHVDTFLRPLIAESRRRVERGEAPLFNSHMLDASTLPMAENLKLSRELLKECAELGIVLEIEIGVVGGEEDGVDNSGHPADKLYTSPEDMLMTYEALAPLGKFMLAATFGNVHGVYKPGHVKLKPSILRDGQEAVVAKHGEAARMPLVFHGGSGSELSDIREAVSYGVVKMNIDTDTQYAFTRPIVSHMCEHINGVLKIDGEVGNKKDYDPRSYLAKGEKGVAARLQEAADNLMSAGKTLFGKI from the coding sequence ATGCCAATAGCCACACCAGAACAATACATTACCATGCTTGAAACGGCCAAAAAGGAAGGCTACGCCTATCCGGCCGTTAACGTGACCACGATCGAAGTCATCAACGGCGCTCTCCGCGCTTTTTCCGAAGCCAAAAGCGACGGTATCATTCAGGTTTCCATCGGTGGCGGCAAATTCGCCTCCGGCAGCTCCGTAGGCAATTCCGCCCTTGGCGCCATTGTTCTGGCGGAAGCAACGCGTCGTCTGGCTGAAAAGCACAACGTTCTCGTAGCCCTTCACACGGACCACTGCCAGCCCGAACACGTGGATACTTTCCTGCGTCCTCTGATTGCCGAATCCCGCCGCCGCGTGGAACGCGGTGAAGCCCCCCTCTTCAATTCCCACATGCTGGATGCCTCCACGCTTCCCATGGCGGAAAACCTCAAGCTTTCCCGGGAACTGCTGAAGGAATGCGCCGAACTGGGCATCGTTCTTGAAATCGAAATCGGCGTTGTGGGCGGAGAAGAAGACGGAGTGGACAACTCCGGCCATCCCGCCGACAAGCTTTACACTTCTCCGGAAGATATGCTGATGACGTATGAAGCCCTCGCGCCCCTCGGCAAATTCATGCTGGCCGCCACTTTCGGCAACGTGCACGGCGTGTACAAGCCCGGCCACGTCAAACTGAAACCCAGCATCCTGCGGGACGGTCAGGAAGCCGTGGTAGCCAAACACGGAGAAGCGGCTCGCATGCCCCTCGTCTTCCATGGCGGTTCCGGTTCCGAACTTTCCGATATCCGCGAAGCCGTTTCCTACGGCGTCGTCAAGATGAACATCGACACCGACACGCAATACGCCTTCACCCGCCCGATCGTCTCCCACATGTGCGAACACATCAACGGAGTGCTCAAGATTGATGGCGAAGTGGGCAACAAGAAGGATTACGATCCCCGTTCCTATCTTGCCAAGGGTGAAAAGGGAGTCGCCGCCCGCCTTCAGGAAGCCGCCGACAACCTTATGTCCGCCGGCAAGACCCTCTTTGGCAAAATCTAA
- the typA gene encoding translational GTPase TypA, with translation MSDPSKFRNLAIIAHVDHGKTTLVDQLLQAGGAYRANQAVQERAMDSMDLEREKGITIKAKNTSILWNGYTINIVDTPGHADFGGEVERVMKMVDGVLLVVDAFEGPQAQTRFVLRKALQEGLMPIVVINKIDRPHADPAAVHDQVLELFLELGATDEQFEAPFVYGSARDGYFMNSMEGEPPVDCTPLLFKIVEHIPAPKDADPEGEFKMLVSNIDWDDYVGRVAIGRITSGTVKKGDTVWLHQSDGSCISGKVTRMFEYSGLSTTDSAIGVAGNIVGVAGFENVNIGETLGGSADTEPLPFVAIDPPTISMEFSINNGPFGGRDGKNVTSRVIRDRLMREMRTNISIQVEDTDKAGVFSVSARGAMQIAVLVETMRRENYELCVSRPTVIMKRDENDRLTEPYETMYVEVPDEHANGVMKLLHARKGQMEDMVCREGTGHTFIQAYIPTRGIIGFEFELVNLTSGHGIFSHLFRDYGPYAGDITTRTTGTLVSMETGVSTPFALVALEERGRLFVGPQEDIYEGQIVGENPRQMDMPVNPCKEKHLNNIRSATKGDGIQLSPPVIFSLERAIEYIEPDELVEATPHFIRLRKRILNANDRVRESRKAGN, from the coding sequence ATGTCAGATCCTTCCAAGTTCCGCAATCTCGCCATCATCGCTCACGTTGACCATGGGAAGACGACCCTGGTTGACCAACTTTTGCAGGCGGGAGGCGCCTACCGGGCCAACCAGGCCGTGCAGGAACGCGCCATGGATTCCATGGATCTGGAACGTGAAAAAGGCATCACGATCAAGGCCAAGAATACATCCATCCTCTGGAATGGATACACGATCAACATTGTGGATACTCCCGGACACGCGGATTTCGGCGGGGAAGTGGAGCGCGTGATGAAAATGGTGGATGGCGTGCTTCTGGTGGTGGACGCTTTTGAAGGGCCGCAGGCCCAGACGCGTTTTGTGCTCCGCAAGGCCCTTCAGGAAGGGCTGATGCCCATTGTCGTCATTAACAAGATCGACCGTCCGCATGCCGATCCCGCCGCCGTGCATGACCAGGTGCTGGAGCTTTTTCTGGAGCTGGGCGCCACGGATGAACAATTTGAAGCCCCTTTCGTGTACGGTTCCGCCCGCGACGGTTACTTCATGAATTCCATGGAGGGGGAACCTCCTGTGGACTGCACTCCTCTTTTATTCAAGATTGTGGAACATATCCCCGCTCCGAAGGATGCCGATCCGGAGGGTGAATTCAAGATGCTCGTTTCCAATATTGACTGGGACGATTATGTGGGCCGTGTGGCTATCGGCCGCATTACCTCCGGCACTGTGAAGAAAGGGGACACCGTGTGGCTCCATCAGAGCGACGGCTCCTGCATTTCCGGAAAAGTGACCCGCATGTTTGAATATTCCGGCCTGAGCACTACGGATTCGGCCATCGGCGTGGCAGGCAACATCGTAGGGGTGGCGGGGTTTGAAAACGTCAATATCGGGGAAACCTTGGGCGGTTCCGCGGATACGGAGCCCCTTCCATTCGTGGCGATTGATCCTCCTACCATTTCCATGGAATTTTCCATCAACAACGGGCCTTTCGGAGGGCGCGACGGCAAGAATGTGACTTCCCGCGTGATACGCGACCGCCTGATGAGGGAAATGCGGACGAATATTTCCATCCAGGTGGAGGATACGGACAAGGCCGGCGTTTTCTCCGTTTCCGCCCGCGGCGCCATGCAGATCGCCGTGCTGGTGGAGACTATGCGCCGTGAAAATTATGAACTGTGCGTTTCCCGTCCCACCGTGATCATGAAGAGGGATGAAAACGACCGCCTTACGGAACCGTATGAAACGATGTACGTAGAAGTTCCGGACGAACATGCCAACGGCGTCATGAAGCTTCTTCACGCCCGCAAGGGACAGATGGAAGACATGGTATGCAGGGAAGGCACGGGCCATACTTTTATTCAGGCTTATATTCCCACCCGCGGTATTATCGGTTTTGAATTTGAGCTGGTCAATCTGACGTCCGGCCACGGTATTTTCTCCCACCTGTTCCGGGATTACGGGCCTTATGCCGGGGACATCACCACGCGTACCACCGGCACCCTGGTTTCCATGGAGACGGGCGTTTCCACTCCGTTCGCGCTGGTAGCGCTGGAAGAACGCGGGCGTCTGTTTGTGGGGCCGCAGGAAGATATTTACGAAGGCCAGATTGTAGGCGAAAACCCGCGGCAGATGGATATGCCGGTCAACCCGTGCAAGGAAAAGCATTTGAACAATATCCGCTCAGCCACGAAGGGAGACGGCATCCAGCTTTCCCCTCCCGTCATTTTTTCTCTGGAACGTGCCATTGAGTACATTGAACCTGATGAACTGGTGGAGGCTACGCCTCATTTTATCCGTCTGCGCAAGCGCATCCTGAACGCCAATGACCGCGTAAGGGAATCCCGCAAAGCAGGAAATTAA
- the ilvE gene encoding branched-chain-amino-acid transaminase, with product MKIWLDGKLVEQEEAKTSVFDHGTLYGDGIFEGIRFYNKRVFRLEDHMDRLYNCAHYLLLDIPYTQEELSNAVCETVAASGLNDGYIRLVVTRGVGNLGLNPFNCKRSCVFIIADKISLYDPDVYENGLALITSSVRRNRPDTVCPQVKSLNYLNNILAKMEAVRQGAAEALMLNDLGNVAECTGDNIFIVKDGTVFTPPVTDGCLDGITRRVVLEICRELQIPAQEKTMNRFTITCADECFLTGTAAECVPVTKLDGYQLGSGKIGPVTARILARFQELAQTTGTSC from the coding sequence ATGAAGATTTGGTTAGATGGAAAGCTGGTGGAACAGGAGGAAGCAAAAACCTCGGTTTTCGACCACGGCACACTCTATGGAGACGGCATTTTTGAAGGTATCCGGTTCTATAACAAGCGCGTTTTCCGCCTGGAAGACCACATGGACCGCCTGTACAACTGCGCCCATTATCTGTTGCTGGATATTCCTTACACTCAGGAAGAACTCTCCAACGCCGTATGCGAAACGGTCGCGGCCTCCGGCCTGAACGACGGCTATATCCGTCTGGTGGTTACCCGCGGCGTCGGCAATCTGGGGCTCAACCCATTCAACTGCAAACGGTCCTGCGTCTTCATCATTGCGGATAAAATCTCCCTGTACGATCCGGACGTATATGAAAACGGGCTGGCCCTGATTACCAGCTCCGTGCGCCGCAACCGTCCGGACACCGTTTGTCCGCAGGTCAAGTCGCTCAATTATCTCAACAACATCCTGGCCAAAATGGAAGCTGTGCGCCAGGGTGCGGCGGAAGCCCTGATGCTGAACGACCTGGGTAATGTGGCCGAATGCACGGGCGACAACATTTTCATTGTGAAGGACGGTACCGTGTTCACACCGCCAGTTACGGACGGCTGCCTGGACGGCATCACGCGCCGGGTAGTGCTGGAAATCTGCCGGGAGCTGCAAATCCCGGCTCAGGAAAAGACCATGAACCGCTTTACCATCACCTGTGCGGACGAATGCTTCCTGACCGGCACTGCCGCAGAATGCGTTCCCGTGACCAAATTGGACGGCTATCAGCTGGGCTCAGGAAAAATCGGTCCTGTCACAGCTCGAATCCTGGCCCGTTTCCAGGAACTGGCCCAGACCACGGGAACATCCTGTTAG
- a CDS encoding glycoside hydrolase family 16 protein: MRLEDGCLVLETHFEKFANVNYKKSSADWIKNTKFMPYTSGSVTTIKTKNFMFGRLEVRAKVPKTKGIWPAIWLLGKNKWGWPVNGEIDMLENISQQPDVVYSTFHLSPDGVSTRDASRGGTVKIENLSDDFHTYVMEWDKDSIKLMVDDKLVKSIDLNTTNYANGAGNPFRTPFYLILNSAVGGTWCEKAPKDGQGYPVKFLIDYVRFYQTKEHAQQAKQFDPETGLPKKK, from the coding sequence ATGAGATTGGAGGATGGCTGCCTGGTTTTGGAAACCCATTTTGAAAAGTTCGCCAATGTCAATTATAAGAAAAGTTCCGCGGATTGGATCAAGAATACCAAGTTCATGCCCTATACCTCCGGTTCCGTTACGACGATCAAAACAAAAAATTTCATGTTCGGCAGACTGGAAGTGCGTGCCAAGGTTCCCAAAACCAAGGGCATCTGGCCTGCCATCTGGTTGCTTGGCAAGAATAAATGGGGCTGGCCCGTCAACGGGGAGATTGATATGCTGGAGAATATTTCCCAACAGCCGGATGTGGTTTATTCCACTTTCCACTTGAGTCCGGACGGCGTGTCCACAAGGGACGCTTCCCGCGGAGGGACTGTGAAGATAGAGAATCTTTCCGATGATTTTCATACCTATGTCATGGAATGGGACAAGGATTCCATCAAGTTGATGGTGGATGACAAGCTGGTGAAGTCCATTGACCTTAATACCACTAATTATGCCAATGGGGCGGGGAATCCGTTCCGTACGCCGTTCTATCTCATTCTCAATTCCGCCGTGGGCGGCACCTGGTGCGAGAAAGCTCCTAAAGACGGGCAAGGGTATCCTGTAAAATTCCTGATTGATTACGTTCGGTTCTATCAGACGAAAGAACATGCCCAGCAGGCTAAGCAGTTTGACCCGGAAACCGGCCTGCCCAAGAAGAAATAG
- a CDS encoding methylated-DNA--[protein]-cysteine S-methyltransferase, which translates to MKTTFPPHGRALLHQMPAGAVVIVENGTAVTHLFFSRMAQPEHLEWEETPLLRQTADQLDEYFQGSRRVFDVPLSPQGTEFERTVWKALQAIPYGETRSYGDIARRIGRPSACRAVGQANNRNPVGIIIPCHRVIGADGKLTGYASGLTIKQYLLELEQGSATPFTLFTDVERMPGNTPASP; encoded by the coding sequence ATGAAAACCACTTTCCCTCCCCATGGCCGGGCGCTCCTCCACCAGATGCCTGCAGGTGCTGTCGTGATTGTGGAAAACGGCACAGCCGTCACCCATCTTTTCTTCAGCCGCATGGCACAGCCGGAGCATTTGGAATGGGAGGAAACACCTCTGCTGCGTCAAACGGCTGACCAGCTGGATGAATATTTTCAAGGTTCCCGCCGCGTATTTGACGTGCCGCTTTCTCCCCAAGGAACCGAATTTGAACGAACGGTCTGGAAAGCCCTTCAAGCCATCCCCTATGGAGAAACCAGAAGTTACGGAGACATTGCCCGGCGAATAGGACGCCCATCAGCATGCCGGGCAGTAGGACAAGCCAACAACCGGAACCCTGTCGGCATCATCATCCCCTGCCACCGAGTCATCGGAGCCGACGGCAAACTGACCGGCTATGCAAGCGGCCTGACCATTAAACAATACCTGTTGGAATTGGAACAGGGCTCCGCCACTCCTTTCACATTATTCACGGATGTGGAACGCATGCCCGGAAATACTCCGGCCAGTCCATAA
- a CDS encoding FHA domain-containing protein — MPRLSIHLPDGSEKTIVLPKNGEYFARIGRDEHCEIVLPFQSVSGEHALLQFKEGGYVLEDLGSTNGTKINGLTPMGAATLYDGDEIALGDARLRFAEEPSPGFSAELSGREEEAAPSIAMRNLQQLADEAARTTRNHYLWMALYAVLIFFLAVFAGLTYKHYRVTGELLPLQWLGIESPKAALKSMPLPQTENGMQL; from the coding sequence ATGCCACGCCTTTCCATCCACCTTCCCGACGGTTCTGAAAAAACCATAGTTCTTCCGAAGAACGGTGAATATTTCGCACGCATCGGACGTGACGAGCATTGCGAGATTGTGCTTCCCTTTCAGTCGGTTTCCGGAGAGCATGCCTTGCTTCAGTTTAAGGAAGGGGGATATGTCCTGGAGGACCTTGGTTCTACTAATGGAACTAAAATCAACGGCCTGACGCCGATGGGCGCCGCAACCCTTTACGATGGCGATGAAATCGCTTTGGGGGATGCCAGGCTCCGGTTTGCGGAAGAGCCATCTCCGGGATTTTCTGCCGAATTATCCGGGAGAGAAGAAGAGGCCGCTCCTTCGATCGCTATGCGGAACTTACAGCAGTTGGCGGATGAAGCCGCCCGCACGACCCGGAATCATTATTTATGGATGGCCCTTTATGCCGTCCTGATATTTTTTCTGGCTGTGTTTGCCGGATTAACCTACAAACATTACAGGGTAACGGGTGAATTGCTGCCTCTTCAATGGCTGGGTATTGAATCCCCCAAGGCCGCCTTGAAATCCATGCCTCTTCCTCAGACGGAAAACGGTATGCAGCTCTGA
- a CDS encoding DUF805 domain-containing protein: protein MEFIHPGFPSPSVTCRRLHDTNKSGMSLPLSLIILIRGIFLFIYYCEDSQHGTNQSGAS, encoded by the coding sequence ATGGAGTTTATTCACCCTGGGTTCCCTTCCCCGTCCGTTACATGCAGACGTCTGCATGACACCAATAAAAGCGGCATGTCGCTGCCGCTGTCCCTGATTATTTTAATAAGAGGAATTTTTCTCTTCATTTATTACTGTGAAGACAGCCAGCATGGCACAAATCAATCCGGGGCATCGTAA
- the obgE gene encoding GTPase ObgE: MFVDNIRIFARAGKGGNGLVSFRRAKFVPKGGPDGGDGGDGGSVILEVDPHTNDLRSFFYDPKLIATDGVGGQSAKKHGKNGKSVIGKVPPGTIIYRSNASSMAEATWLEREGEGIELEKIADLTEIGTRFTLCQGGLGGKGNWHFRSATNQAPTEAEMGTEGEEGVFFMELRRIADAGLVGYPNAGKSTLLGDISEAKPKVASYPFTTLQPIIGVVEFDSFRRCVVADIPGIIEGAHNNRGLGHEFLRHITRCKVLVFVLDMAGSEGRDPIEDLQNLRTEIKLYSEDLAKQPWFVVANKMDLEGAEENLANFRMRFPKVDIIPISALNGDGISRLRNRLDELVGYKFIR, encoded by the coding sequence ATGTTTGTTGACAACATCCGCATATTCGCCAGGGCAGGAAAGGGAGGAAACGGGCTGGTCAGCTTCCGAAGGGCCAAATTCGTGCCCAAGGGAGGCCCGGACGGCGGTGATGGAGGCGATGGCGGAAGCGTCATTCTGGAAGTGGATCCGCACACGAATGACCTGCGTTCTTTTTTTTATGATCCAAAATTAATCGCCACGGACGGGGTAGGCGGACAAAGCGCCAAGAAACATGGCAAGAACGGCAAATCCGTCATCGGGAAAGTGCCCCCCGGTACCATTATCTACCGCAGCAATGCATCCTCCATGGCGGAGGCGACCTGGCTGGAACGGGAAGGCGAAGGCATTGAACTGGAAAAAATAGCGGATCTGACGGAAATCGGCACCCGGTTCACGTTGTGCCAGGGCGGCCTCGGCGGCAAGGGAAACTGGCATTTCCGTTCCGCGACCAACCAGGCGCCTACGGAAGCCGAGATGGGAACGGAAGGGGAGGAAGGCGTCTTCTTTATGGAATTGCGCCGCATTGCGGACGCCGGGCTGGTAGGCTACCCCAACGCGGGGAAAAGCACATTGCTGGGAGACATTTCGGAAGCCAAGCCCAAAGTAGCCAGCTATCCTTTTACCACGCTTCAGCCTATCATCGGAGTGGTGGAATTCGACAGCTTTCGCCGCTGCGTTGTGGCGGACATTCCCGGCATCATTGAAGGCGCACACAACAACCGGGGCCTGGGACATGAATTCCTGCGCCACATCACGCGCTGCAAGGTGCTCGTCTTCGTTCTGGACATGGCTGGCAGCGAAGGCCGCGACCCCATTGAAGACCTTCAAAATCTCCGCACGGAAATTAAACTGTACAGCGAAGACCTGGCCAAACAGCCCTGGTTTGTCGTCGCCAACAAAATGGACCTGGAAGGAGCGGAAGAAAATCTGGCTAACTTCCGCATGCGTTTCCCGAAAGTGGACATCATCCCCATTTCCGCGCTCAATGGAGACGGTATTTCCCGGCTCAGGAACAGGCTTGATGAGCTTGTAGGTTATAAATTCATCCGTTAA